A genome region from Psychrobacter jeotgali includes the following:
- a CDS encoding ABC transporter permease translates to MPPWLINTGSLFIMGLLILLSLSIGVSDFSWSGVIQSLINHSANADSSLLLVSRLPRTVAIILTGIAMAVAGMIIQVVLKNRFVEPSMVGATQSAALGLLVVSLLFPASALIIKMSVATVTAVFGMMLFMLLIRRIPPTDFLMIPLIGIVFGGIIEAVTTFIAYQTESLQMLSVWQFGDFSSVLAGRYELLWLTGVLCVIAYIIADKLTIIGLGDNIALNLGINKRQITWIGVGMVAMMSAVVVVTVGMIPFIGLVVPNIVSRIMGDKLRRSLPAVALLGASAVLLCDIIGRSIRYPFEIPVATVFGVVGTVIFLWLLLRAPAQE, encoded by the coding sequence ATGCCGCCTTGGCTTATTAATACCGGTAGCCTATTTATTATGGGGCTGCTGATATTGTTAAGCCTATCTATTGGGGTATCAGACTTTTCTTGGTCGGGAGTCATCCAAAGCCTGATTAATCATAGTGCTAACGCTGATAGCTCCTTACTATTAGTCAGCCGTTTGCCCCGCACGGTAGCTATTATTTTAACTGGTATTGCCATGGCGGTCGCCGGGATGATTATCCAAGTGGTGCTCAAAAACCGTTTTGTTGAACCTTCAATGGTCGGTGCCACCCAGAGCGCCGCCCTTGGGTTATTAGTGGTTAGCCTACTCTTCCCCGCCAGTGCACTGATTATAAAAATGAGCGTAGCAACCGTCACCGCAGTCTTTGGCATGATGCTGTTTATGCTACTTATCCGCCGGATTCCGCCCACTGACTTTCTGATGATTCCGCTTATCGGTATCGTCTTTGGCGGTATTATTGAGGCGGTAACCACCTTTATCGCTTACCAAACCGAATCATTACAGATGCTTAGCGTTTGGCAATTTGGCGACTTCTCCAGCGTATTAGCGGGTCGTTATGAGCTGTTATGGCTGACAGGCGTGCTGTGCGTTATCGCTTATATTATCGCTGATAAGCTGACTATTATTGGTTTGGGCGACAATATTGCGCTTAATTTAGGTATCAATAAACGCCAGATTACTTGGATTGGTGTCGGCATGGTAGCAATGATGAGTGCGGTGGTGGTCGTTACGGTGGGGATGATTCCTTTTATTGGCTTAGTCGTGCCTAATATCGTCAGCCGTATTATGGGTGATAAGCTACGGCGCAGCTTGCCGGCCGTCGCCCTGCTAGGTGCCTCAGCGGTCTTACTGTGCGATATTATTGGACGCTCTATTCGCTATCCGTTTGAAATCCCTGTCGCCACGGTATTTGGCGTCGTCGGTACGGTGATATTTTTATGGTTATTATTGCGTGCGCCTGCACAAGAATAG
- a CDS encoding iron chelate uptake ABC transporter family permease subunit, whose amino-acid sequence MLFSSDSPTKNAQNNAISIAAANPSSQHSPNHRLLKVWQTVTNHPILVASLLLLLSALLFLTLNVNGHWDFTLPLRSKKLLALMVVGYAIGVSTLLFQTLTHNPILTPSLLGFDALYVLLQSLLVFFLGAISFTSINPVAKFGLEVILMFGASLLLFRVLFSKTNQDLTRLILVGVIFGVLFRSLSALVARLINPDDFVVVQSASYAQFNTINPQLLGISIAICAISAIVIWRWRYQCDVLMLGKPQAINLGINYQRLAFGLLTVIAVLVATATALVGPVTFFGLLVCALTNRMTNTMAHSQRLVLVSLIAMICLVLGQAIFEQLLGMAGVLSVVIELAGGLVFLLLIFMTQRRRV is encoded by the coding sequence ATGTTATTCTCGTCCGACTCTCCTACTAAAAATGCGCAAAATAACGCCATATCTATAGCTGCTGCTAATCCATCGAGCCAGCACTCACCAAACCATCGATTGTTGAAAGTTTGGCAGACCGTCACTAACCATCCTATTCTGGTTGCTAGCCTTCTATTATTGTTATCAGCATTACTGTTTTTAACCTTAAACGTTAATGGCCATTGGGACTTCACCCTACCTTTACGCAGTAAAAAACTGCTGGCATTAATGGTGGTCGGTTATGCTATCGGGGTTTCCACCCTACTGTTCCAGACCTTGACCCACAATCCTATTTTGACCCCGTCATTATTGGGCTTTGATGCTTTATATGTCCTGCTGCAAAGTCTACTGGTATTTTTCTTAGGAGCGATTAGCTTTACTAGTATCAACCCCGTAGCGAAGTTTGGGCTTGAAGTGATATTGATGTTTGGTGCGTCATTATTACTATTTCGGGTGCTATTCTCTAAGACCAATCAGGACTTAACTCGGCTGATACTGGTAGGCGTCATCTTTGGGGTTTTGTTTCGCAGCTTATCAGCACTGGTAGCAAGGCTCATTAATCCCGATGATTTTGTGGTGGTACAATCTGCTAGTTACGCCCAGTTCAACACTATCAATCCGCAACTGCTGGGTATCAGTATCGCTATTTGCGCCATCAGTGCCATAGTAATATGGCGCTGGCGTTATCAGTGTGATGTGTTAATGCTTGGTAAGCCACAAGCCATAAATTTAGGAATAAATTATCAGCGTTTGGCTTTCGGTTTGTTGACCGTTATTGCGGTCTTGGTAGCCACAGCGACTGCCCTAGTGGGGCCGGTGACTTTCTTTGGACTATTGGTTTGTGCCTTGACCAATCGAATGACTAACACTATGGCTCATAGTCAGCGCTTGGTTCTGGTTAGTTTGATTGCGATGATTTGCTTGGTGCTCGGTCAGGCTATTTTTGAACAACTACTAGGCATGGCAGGCGTACTGTCGGTGGTTATTGAACTGGCAGGCGGCTTGGTATTTTTACTATTGATATTTATGACTCAGCGTCGCCGAGTATAA
- a CDS encoding iron ABC transporter ATP-binding protein produces the protein MIKINQLSHQIGKQQILHDINLSLPPSQVIALIGPNGAGKSTLFSVMARLQPLQTGSVSFAVDNEPRDIVNCDARTLATTVAMLSQENQVQGRLRVHELLMFGRYPYHQGRPTPQDVQKVDEIIERFELQELANRFLSTLSGGQRQRVLIAMIVCQDTPYVLLDEPLNNLDMYHAGRLMRELRSLSHTEQKTVVIVLHDINQAAQFADTVVTMKGGQVMAVGSPGEVLTKETMKDLYDVDVTVLTHQNRPVIVDTAQ, from the coding sequence ATGATTAAAATAAACCAGCTTTCGCATCAGATTGGTAAACAGCAAATTTTGCACGATATCAATTTATCCTTACCGCCATCGCAAGTGATTGCCTTAATTGGCCCAAATGGCGCAGGCAAATCAACTTTATTTTCGGTGATGGCACGTCTGCAACCGCTGCAAACGGGTTCGGTAAGCTTTGCTGTAGATAATGAGCCGCGTGATATTGTTAACTGTGATGCTCGTACGCTGGCTACTACGGTGGCGATGCTCAGCCAAGAAAACCAAGTGCAAGGGCGCCTGCGCGTGCATGAGTTATTAATGTTTGGCCGTTATCCCTACCATCAAGGACGACCTACGCCCCAAGATGTACAAAAGGTAGATGAGATTATCGAGCGCTTTGAATTGCAAGAGCTTGCCAATCGCTTCTTATCGACGCTATCAGGTGGTCAGCGCCAGCGTGTGCTAATTGCGATGATTGTCTGCCAAGATACGCCTTATGTATTGCTTGATGAGCCGCTCAATAATTTGGATATGTACCATGCTGGTCGCCTGATGCGCGAGCTACGAAGCTTGAGTCATACTGAGCAGAAAACAGTGGTGATTGTGCTGCACGATATCAATCAAGCAGCGCAGTTTGCCGATACCGTAGTGACTATGAAAGGCGGACAAGTCATGGCGGTTGGTAGTCCTGGCGAGGTCTTGACCAAAGAGACTATGAAAGACTTATATGACGTAGACGTTACCGTATTGACCCATCAAAATCGACCGGTCATTGTAGATACGGCTCAATAA
- a CDS encoding TonB-dependent receptor domain-containing protein: protein MGKMRFSSRVTVLSMSVAAVLWSQVASAEELPSTTLQTITVTANNSVRESVQEDSVYIEDYTPAAQASHLSDFLNVVPGVTVGGTSTVNQRVRVRGLDDTNLKVTIDGARQEGAMFYHMGDITIDPDLLKKAEVAVGNNSVTLGNDAIGGAVAFETVDAADLLKPGQRVGAKIHAGYGSNNDELLTSATVYGAPTDNIDLLAYYGKRDTDSGEDGDGRELFEDSKSENILLKAGVAINDDNRIGASFSRTEKKGTFPFRPDFPSLGDDPIPQKVKRNTYTVDHNFNPLNTLIDVDTTIYQTETEILRDNQPDVSPGYDWNAKVKTTGAKVENTSVIETEMGRHKLIAGAEHYKKESEMARDNNSANSDSAKNTSVYLEDQWQMGKFSLTPGVRYDRYESPEFVSGGKTYDNVVGALAASYEIAPRTQVFASYTQLFNGPDLGQAIFNSNGAGIYVNNDLKPEEGYNSEVGVATTLRGLTIADDALQLSAKYFKSNIENYQQFMRTGNRPGRFGIDCETGEIGGECQGMINSDEDFEIKGVELAADYRADNFGMGLSYSRARSEGDRTGNSIPSVSGGSADSGDRYMVNLNYEPNDEIGLGWRSTYVASITDNQGETKSNYDVHDVYMNYSPRQLEGIKATVGVYNLFDETYASHSSRYNAIDDATTDFEMGRNIKASLTYQF, encoded by the coding sequence ATGGGTAAAATGAGGTTTTCTAGTCGAGTAACCGTATTATCGATGAGTGTAGCAGCAGTGTTGTGGTCACAAGTAGCGAGTGCTGAGGAGCTGCCCAGTACCACTTTGCAAACCATCACTGTAACCGCCAATAATTCGGTACGTGAAAGTGTGCAAGAGGATTCTGTCTATATAGAAGACTACACGCCAGCAGCGCAAGCCAGTCATTTAAGTGACTTTTTGAACGTAGTACCGGGGGTTACCGTTGGTGGGACGTCAACAGTTAACCAGCGTGTGCGCGTACGTGGTCTTGATGATACCAATTTAAAAGTCACGATTGATGGTGCTCGTCAAGAAGGCGCAATGTTTTACCACATGGGTGATATCACCATCGACCCAGATTTATTAAAAAAAGCAGAAGTAGCCGTGGGTAATAATTCAGTTACCTTGGGTAATGATGCTATTGGCGGAGCCGTGGCTTTTGAAACGGTAGATGCGGCAGACCTGCTAAAACCTGGTCAAAGAGTGGGTGCAAAAATACATGCAGGTTATGGTAGTAACAATGACGAGCTTCTGACTTCGGCAACTGTCTATGGTGCTCCAACCGATAATATTGATTTATTGGCTTATTATGGTAAGCGCGATACAGATTCTGGCGAAGATGGTGACGGTCGTGAGCTTTTTGAAGACAGCAAAAGTGAAAACATCTTATTAAAAGCTGGGGTGGCTATCAATGATGATAACCGTATCGGCGCTAGCTTTAGCCGTACTGAGAAAAAAGGTACCTTTCCATTTCGTCCTGATTTTCCTAGTTTAGGTGATGACCCAATCCCGCAAAAGGTAAAGAGAAATACTTATACGGTGGATCATAACTTTAACCCCTTAAACACTTTGATTGATGTTGATACTACTATTTATCAAACTGAAACAGAGATTTTGCGTGATAATCAACCTGACGTATCGCCAGGTTATGACTGGAATGCTAAGGTAAAAACTACTGGCGCCAAGGTTGAAAATACCAGTGTTATTGAAACTGAAATGGGCCGCCATAAGTTGATAGCAGGGGCAGAACACTATAAAAAAGAATCGGAGATGGCACGAGATAATAATAGTGCAAATAGTGATAGTGCAAAAAATACTTCAGTGTATTTAGAAGATCAGTGGCAGATGGGTAAGTTTAGCTTAACTCCAGGGGTCCGTTATGACCGTTACGAGTCGCCTGAATTTGTATCAGGCGGTAAGACCTATGACAATGTGGTGGGTGCCTTGGCCGCCAGTTACGAGATTGCGCCGCGTACCCAAGTCTTTGCCAGCTATACCCAGTTGTTTAATGGCCCCGACTTAGGCCAAGCGATCTTCAATAGCAATGGTGCTGGTATTTATGTCAATAATGACTTAAAACCAGAAGAGGGTTATAACTCTGAAGTGGGTGTTGCCACCACCCTGCGGGGGCTGACCATAGCTGACGATGCGCTGCAACTAAGTGCTAAATACTTTAAGTCTAATATCGAAAACTATCAACAGTTTATGAGAACAGGTAATCGTCCAGGTAGATTTGGAATTGATTGTGAGACTGGAGAAATTGGCGGTGAATGCCAAGGTATGATTAACAGCGATGAAGATTTTGAGATAAAGGGGGTTGAGCTGGCAGCAGACTATAGAGCAGACAACTTTGGTATGGGTCTAAGCTACTCGCGCGCCCGTAGTGAAGGCGACAGAACAGGCAATAGCATTCCATCAGTAAGTGGTGGTAGTGCTGACTCAGGTGATCGCTACATGGTAAATCTAAACTATGAGCCAAACGATGAGATAGGACTTGGCTGGCGCAGTACCTATGTGGCATCCATCACTGATAATCAGGGAGAGACTAAGTCAAATTATGATGTGCATGATGTCTATATGAACTACTCGCCACGTCAGCTTGAAGGTATTAAAGCCACGGTTGGGGTCTATAACTTGTTTGATGAAACTTATGCCAGCCACTCATCACGTTACAACGCTATTGATGATGCAACTACTGACTTTGAGATGGGTCGTAATATCAAAGCGTCACTAACTTATCAGTTCTAA
- a CDS encoding uracil-xanthine permease family protein: MSDPNAKTQINTDLLYGLHDRPAPAKAFLGAIQHVLASFVGIITPSLIIGGVLGLGEHIPYLISMSLMVSGVATFIQTRKVGPVGSGLMALQGTSFGFLAAVLAAGFVVKNRGGSPEEILSVIFGVSFLGAFIEIFLSQFITRLRSLMNPIVTGCVIVTIGLSLTKVGLTDLAGGVGAKDFGSMQNLLLGGGVLVSVVLISIINNKVIRSSAIFIGLMLGLIAAIFMGRIDFSLVSEAPLFTFPVPFKFGFGFDWQAFIPIAFMYVITSIETSGDLTATSMISGEPIKGPIYEKRIRGGVLGDGVNSLIAAIFNTFPVTTFSQNNGVIQMTGIASRYVGLYVGGILFFMGLFPIIGAIFTQLPKPVVGGVTLLMFATVATAGIRILSTVEFTHRNIMIIATSLGLSMGIAFVPDVLAQTPQLFRNIFGSAVTMSGIVAITLDTILPKSYGVEFDTPEQPLDKALEPIQELS, encoded by the coding sequence ATGAGTGATCCCAATGCAAAAACGCAAATAAATACCGATTTATTATACGGACTACACGATCGCCCTGCCCCTGCAAAAGCGTTTTTGGGCGCTATTCAGCATGTACTCGCCAGCTTTGTCGGCATTATTACTCCGTCACTCATCATTGGCGGGGTTTTGGGCTTAGGCGAGCATATCCCTTATCTTATCAGCATGTCTTTGATGGTATCAGGGGTAGCGACCTTTATTCAGACCCGCAAAGTGGGGCCGGTAGGCTCTGGTCTTATGGCGCTGCAAGGTACTAGCTTTGGTTTCTTAGCTGCGGTACTAGCCGCTGGTTTTGTGGTCAAAAATCGCGGCGGCAGCCCAGAGGAGATTCTGTCAGTTATCTTTGGGGTCTCCTTTCTGGGCGCCTTTATTGAGATATTTTTGAGTCAATTTATCACTAGACTCAGATCGCTAATGAACCCTATCGTCACCGGCTGCGTCATTGTCACTATTGGCTTGTCTTTGACTAAAGTGGGGCTCACTGATTTGGCAGGCGGCGTTGGTGCTAAGGACTTTGGTAGTATGCAAAACCTATTACTGGGCGGCGGTGTACTGGTCAGTGTGGTGTTGATTAGCATTATTAATAATAAAGTTATTCGCTCCAGTGCGATTTTTATCGGACTGATGCTGGGCTTGATTGCCGCTATATTTATGGGGCGGATTGATTTTTCTTTGGTTAGTGAAGCCCCGTTATTTACCTTTCCCGTACCCTTTAAATTTGGTTTCGGTTTTGACTGGCAAGCCTTTATCCCTATCGCTTTTATGTATGTTATTACCAGTATTGAGACTTCAGGTGACTTGACCGCGACTTCGATGATTTCAGGCGAGCCGATAAAGGGGCCGATATACGAGAAGCGCATTAGAGGCGGAGTATTAGGTGACGGGGTGAACTCTTTAATTGCGGCAATATTTAATACCTTCCCTGTCACTACTTTCAGCCAAAATAATGGGGTGATTCAGATGACGGGAATCGCCAGCCGTTACGTTGGTCTTTATGTGGGCGGTATCTTATTTTTTATGGGTTTATTTCCCATTATCGGCGCTATCTTTACCCAGTTACCAAAACCAGTAGTTGGCGGGGTTACCTTATTGATGTTTGCCACGGTAGCGACTGCCGGTATTCGCATTCTATCCACGGTGGAATTTACCCATCGCAATATCATGATTATCGCCACCTCCTTAGGGCTATCGATGGGCATTGCCTTTGTCCCTGACGTGCTGGCGCAGACGCCGCAGCTGTTTCGTAATATCTTTGGTTCAGCGGTAACTATGTCAGGCATTGTCGCTATCACCTTAGATACTATCTTACCCAAAAGCTACGGAGTGGAGTTTGATACTCCAGAACAGCCGCTTGATAAAGCTTTAGAGCCTATACAAGAGTTATCTTGA
- a CDS encoding TetR/AcrR family transcriptional regulator: MINTQQANSLPSPSSEPSPQRSQQDIRAHNQALILSAAEEEFVLQGYRGATMQGIADRAGLPKANIHYYFKNKQNLYKAVLRSIIEEWNDGLVTMTVDSDPKAVIEKFVRTKLRQAFANPNRHKLFALEVISGAPHLQEFMSTTMQEWALDKAQVMKTWHEQGKITIADPLQLLILIWATTQRYAEFETEIVGLLQKEAYDQQDETRAADFLVPFILRGCGLE, from the coding sequence ATGATTAATACCCAGCAAGCAAATTCCTTACCTTCACCCTCATCCGAACCTTCGCCTCAGCGTAGCCAACAAGATATTCGCGCCCATAACCAAGCATTGATTCTTAGCGCCGCTGAAGAAGAGTTCGTACTGCAAGGCTATCGCGGCGCCACTATGCAAGGTATCGCTGATCGAGCGGGGCTGCCCAAAGCCAATATTCATTATTACTTTAAAAATAAACAGAACTTATATAAGGCGGTGCTACGTTCAATCATTGAAGAGTGGAATGATGGCTTGGTCACTATGACGGTTGATAGTGATCCCAAAGCCGTCATTGAAAAGTTTGTCCGTACCAAACTGCGCCAAGCCTTTGCCAATCCCAATCGGCACAAACTGTTTGCTTTAGAGGTCATTAGCGGTGCGCCGCATTTGCAAGAATTTATGTCAACCACCATGCAAGAGTGGGCGCTTGATAAAGCGCAGGTTATGAAAACTTGGCATGAGCAAGGCAAAATTACTATTGCTGATCCGCTGCAACTATTAATCTTGATCTGGGCAACCACCCAGCGTTATGCAGAATTCGAAACCGAGATAGTGGGTCTATTACAAAAAGAGGCTTATGATCAGCAAGATGAAACCCGTGCCGCTGATTTTTTAGTCCCCTTTATACTGCGCGGCTGTGGGCTCGAATAA
- the uraD gene encoding 2-oxo-4-hydroxy-4-carboxy-5-ureidoimidazoline decarboxylase yields the protein MTSSSAASNPAPLTLAAFNKLSHTEATAQLLTCCTSSSWASQLASKRPFPVLETLFASSDSVWQEVQTQEADLLEALDGHPQIGNVATLKQKYRNTQDSAAHEQSGANDADDAVLAALAQGNQDYLDKFGFIFIVFATGKSAQHMLDLLLTRLPNDRDTELTTAAIEQNKITRLRLQKLLSAA from the coding sequence ATGACTTCTAGTTCCGCAGCTTCTAATCCAGCACCTTTAACTTTAGCCGCCTTTAATAAATTATCTCATACAGAGGCCACTGCTCAGTTATTAACCTGTTGCACCAGTAGCAGTTGGGCAAGCCAACTAGCCAGCAAGCGCCCTTTTCCAGTTTTAGAAACCTTATTCGCAAGCAGCGATAGCGTTTGGCAAGAGGTGCAAACCCAAGAGGCAGACTTGTTAGAAGCGCTCGATGGTCATCCACAAATTGGCAATGTAGCTACCCTGAAACAAAAGTATCGCAACACTCAAGATAGCGCCGCGCACGAGCAATCAGGTGCCAACGACGCTGACGATGCAGTGCTGGCAGCACTGGCGCAAGGCAATCAAGATTATCTCGATAAATTTGGCTTTATCTTTATCGTATTTGCGACTGGCAAGAGTGCCCAGCACATGCTGGATTTATTGCTTACCCGTCTGCCCAATGATCGTGATACCGAGCTTACCACTGCCGCTATTGAGCAGAACAAAATCACTCGGTTACGCTTACAAAAACTGCTAAGCGCGGCGTAA
- the uraH gene encoding hydroxyisourate hydrolase yields MPATLSSHILDTHLGKPAADIAVTLHRVTDNDAAKLLANATTNNDGRISPDSWEFDPALNNSECALDSGRYILTFDTQSYFDAQQLTTFYPQVVIDFVVSDNSHYHVPLLLSAHGYSTYRGS; encoded by the coding sequence ATGCCCGCCACTCTTTCATCGCACATTCTAGATACTCATCTAGGCAAGCCTGCTGCTGATATTGCAGTGACGCTGCACCGCGTTACCGATAATGATGCCGCTAAGCTGCTAGCAAATGCTACCACCAATAACGATGGGCGTATCTCCCCCGACAGTTGGGAGTTTGACCCTGCCCTTAATAACTCTGAGTGCGCCTTAGATAGTGGCCGCTATATTTTAACCTTTGACACTCAGTCTTATTTTGACGCACAGCAACTAACCACATTTTATCCGCAAGTGGTTATCGACTTTGTGGTTAGCGACAATAGCCACTACCATGTGCCGCTACTGCTCAGCGCCCATGGTTATAGCACTTATCGAGGCTCATAA
- a CDS encoding urate hydroxylase PuuD yields MGTYLLDWVALFFRWFHVIAGIAWIGASFYFVWLDLSLRKPPQWKTDKGVSGDLWAVHGGGFYEIAKYKLEPEEMPKTLHWFKWEAYTTWLTGMAMLSIVYYANATAYLIDPSKIAFTNVGAISTSLLFLFGSYFIYEVIVRSYIGKNALIFSSTIFILLVIACWGSYQLFSDRASFIHIGAILGTVMAGNVFFGIMPAQRALVDCVRRGEKPGKEVADLALMAKNRSLMNNYFTLPLIFTMISNHYPMMYSHAHGWLVLVFVGVITAIVRHYFNQKHLGNTQPKFLWIPAILTVLLIIWMRPEPIEPLPAITAVAAESVAIDSTPPATDNEVASAAVNSAANSNQSVTAEPLPVTASADTAMMAMVHTRCTSCHAAQPTQQGFAAPPAGIILQTPEDMKIHKNKIITAVQSGYMPLGNLTQLTDDERQKILAYTSGL; encoded by the coding sequence ATGGGTACATATCTTCTCGACTGGGTAGCTTTATTTTTTCGCTGGTTCCACGTTATCGCGGGGATAGCTTGGATTGGTGCCTCATTTTATTTTGTATGGTTAGATCTTAGCCTGCGTAAACCGCCGCAGTGGAAAACCGATAAAGGAGTCTCAGGCGATTTATGGGCGGTACATGGCGGCGGTTTTTATGAGATTGCCAAATACAAGCTTGAACCTGAAGAGATGCCAAAGACCCTGCACTGGTTTAAATGGGAAGCCTATACCACGTGGCTAACGGGTATGGCGATGCTCTCTATTGTCTACTATGCCAATGCGACTGCTTATTTGATTGATCCCAGCAAGATCGCTTTTACCAATGTAGGCGCCATCTCTACCAGTTTATTGTTCCTATTCGGCAGCTATTTTATCTATGAGGTAATCGTTCGTAGTTATATTGGCAAAAATGCGCTTATTTTTAGCTCGACTATTTTTATTCTATTGGTGATTGCTTGTTGGGGGTCTTACCAGTTATTTAGTGATCGTGCCTCTTTTATTCATATTGGTGCTATCCTCGGTACGGTAATGGCAGGTAATGTATTCTTTGGCATTATGCCTGCCCAGCGTGCGCTAGTAGATTGTGTGCGCCGCGGTGAGAAGCCGGGTAAGGAAGTAGCAGATTTGGCGTTGATGGCTAAAAACCGCTCCTTGATGAATAACTACTTCACCTTACCGCTTATATTCACCATGATCAGCAATCACTATCCGATGATGTACTCCCATGCTCACGGCTGGCTGGTATTGGTTTTTGTCGGGGTTATCACCGCTATCGTTCGTCATTATTTTAACCAAAAGCATTTGGGCAATACCCAGCCGAAATTTTTATGGATTCCTGCCATACTGACGGTATTATTAATCATTTGGATGCGCCCAGAGCCAATCGAACCGTTACCTGCTATCACTGCTGTCGCTGCTGAATCTGTAGCCATTGACAGCACACCCCCAGCTACTGACAATGAGGTAGCAAGCGCTGCTGTTAATTCTGCTGCTAATTCTAATCAGAGCGTCACTGCTGAGCCATTACCAGTGACTGCCTCAGCAGATACTGCCATGATGGCTATGGTACACACACGCTGCACCAGCTGTCATGCTGCTCAGCCAACTCAGCAAGGATTTGCAGCGCCGCCAGCAGGCATCATTTTGCAGACACCTGAAGACATGAAGATACATAAAAACAAGATCATCACTGCGGTACAAAGTGGCTATATGCCGCTGGGTAATCTTACCCAATTGACAGATGATGAGCGTCAGAAAATATTGGCTTATACCTCAGGATTATAG
- a CDS encoding NCS1 family nucleobase:cation symporter-1 — MSNDTRQGSQRDGQPISAIYDCNLFDPERKNSRLYNDDLAPLQPEDRKWGWFSIFNVWSNDIQSLFGYTLAASLFLSYGLSGWWVMAAIICAGFIVMVMVNLTGKPSVKYGVPFPVLIRASMGVNGANLPSLLRAIIGIFWYGVQTYFASTAVAILLAVFIGSSDSTFLGLNGTAWLAFVIVWVFQIMLFWAGIEPIKHFLNWAGPLVYVVMIILMAMIWYQSGAELLPAINSIFTSGSDYTGTSVQAFTAIVGTMVAYFAAVVINFGDFSRFLRSERDMRLGNLLGLPVNMVFFSFIALVITAGTLVLFGEALTNPSDIVERVDSLPLTIVAALTFFAATVGINMVANFIPPAYDLANLFPNHINFRRGGLITAVIAFFVGALWLSVISKIGIVGFVNVVGAIIAPFFGILVIDYYIIRRQHINMNDLFSAQPTGAYYYNKGWNVRGLIAFAIGALFSVATVLVPSMTKFEGYGFLLGAALGGIVYWLLMRKYAIELNKVTE; from the coding sequence ATGTCTAATGATACGCGACAAGGAAGTCAGCGAGATGGTCAGCCAATCAGTGCTATCTATGATTGCAACCTGTTCGATCCAGAGCGTAAAAACTCAAGGCTGTACAACGACGATCTAGCTCCCTTGCAACCAGAAGATCGCAAATGGGGTTGGTTCTCAATATTCAATGTGTGGTCCAATGATATTCAAAGTTTGTTTGGTTATACGCTTGCTGCATCGCTGTTCTTAAGCTATGGATTAAGTGGTTGGTGGGTAATGGCTGCTATCATTTGTGCCGGCTTTATTGTGATGGTGATGGTTAATCTAACCGGAAAGCCTAGTGTCAAATACGGCGTACCTTTTCCAGTATTGATACGAGCCAGCATGGGGGTAAATGGCGCTAATCTGCCCTCTTTATTACGTGCAATTATCGGTATCTTTTGGTATGGGGTGCAGACCTACTTTGCCTCCACAGCCGTTGCTATCTTACTGGCGGTGTTTATAGGTAGCTCGGATAGTACCTTTTTAGGGCTTAACGGCACTGCTTGGCTTGCTTTTGTCATCGTTTGGGTATTTCAGATCATGCTGTTTTGGGCTGGTATTGAGCCTATTAAGCACTTTTTGAACTGGGCTGGGCCGCTGGTTTACGTGGTCATGATTATTTTGATGGCGATGATATGGTATCAATCAGGTGCTGAGCTCTTGCCTGCGATCAACTCTATCTTCACCAGTGGTAGCGATTATACGGGTACTTCTGTCCAAGCTTTTACGGCTATTGTCGGTACTATGGTGGCTTATTTTGCCGCTGTGGTGATTAACTTTGGCGACTTTTCGCGCTTCTTACGCAGTGAGCGCGATATGCGCCTAGGTAACTTACTGGGCTTGCCGGTTAATATGGTGTTCTTTTCATTTATCGCCTTAGTTATTACCGCCGGCACTTTGGTATTATTTGGCGAAGCTTTAACCAACCCCTCAGACATCGTTGAGCGTGTTGATTCGCTACCATTGACTATCGTTGCCGCCCTGACATTTTTTGCCGCAACCGTAGGTATTAATATGGTCGCCAACTTCATTCCGCCTGCCTATGATTTGGCTAACTTATTTCCTAATCATATTAACTTTCGTAGAGGTGGTTTAATCACCGCAGTGATTGCTTTTTTTGTTGGTGCTCTCTGGTTATCGGTCATTAGTAAAATTGGTATTGTTGGCTTCGTCAACGTGGTCGGCGCAATCATTGCGCCCTTCTTTGGCATTTTGGTCATCGATTATTACATTATCAGACGTCAACATATTAATATGAATGACTTGTTCTCCGCACAGCCGACCGGCGCTTATTACTATAATAAAGGCTGGAATGTTCGCGGTCTTATTGCCTTTGCCATCGGTGCGCTATTTTCAGTAGCTACTGTATTGGTGCCAAGTATGACCAAATTTGAAGGTTATGGTTTCTTATTAGGCGCAGCATTAGGCGGTATCGTTTATTGGCTTCTTATGCGCAAATACGCTATTGAGCTGAATAAAGTTACAGAATAA